One window of the Prinia subflava isolate CZ2003 ecotype Zambia chromosome 1, Cam_Psub_1.2, whole genome shotgun sequence genome contains the following:
- the PP2D1 gene encoding LOW QUALITY PROTEIN: protein phosphatase 2C-like domain-containing protein 1 (The sequence of the model RefSeq protein was modified relative to this genomic sequence to represent the inferred CDS: inserted 8 bases in 7 codons; deleted 2 bases in 2 codons; substituted 3 bases at 3 genomic stop codons) has protein sequence MFLPQRARSVHSSKCTGCEAALPRCTYVKPWLSREKPQMAIPCYGTTLKGLRLRLGRYFNRQGADGGGGQTCSPTPPRAGRSRGTPGSREAAAGSGLRSACDSDLFCPLGHVSGFAQVELTLKPELRKHRQEQMILPVLLSSQAQSQVLAVPKFYTAKFSETHRQKIHYSLELLVDNPTPTPYCDLANINNLGTSKKVNNSLIKALLICXDKNSTWQRDMEGRFAVMDNHESRSDTCFLXSLDGCHNVTDTETIVAKLPLLFLEQLSHIDSSHKIKNNKEQTLVLLFFFFAPVIKADYREKEKXPGNEETNKTSXIMKVCAKSFWRMXRFLQLGRTEVFKVHWTGCSWQKKSAFTDYAYLSPTLNDANTAQEPQLLCEQCLLMHPLSEVCPVQPDDIKKKNINEQTAANFTSRKPPHLKQVPSAWHRFRPYANIGADRTPPLTQEMVPQGSHRGSQIQHLGSELLPLCSEFKSDIASPLQCSLTQKWSHVSQEHSTSNXERKLQNGKNISTDKTDXVEGYLRITRALGHHRTPAKRTPVTSVPHIASVPISVTCHFLILASNGLXGVLDYXEELATTLNTLYLRMHECCSTKRTLXCQYPVSLTGDNLTDSNSINHLKDRIQCSRKNCRQSKNGIPKKKTNDHKNQPNPELSLFSNNEFQVTPVTAARECDVGQELLKTVTPLGSKPPAEFEKDTQDVADNCKSQAAEETVSSETLQCNKSPCEQLAKTALAAGSRDNTILIVLLNGCDKIPSDLNI, from the exons ATGTTCCTGCCCCAGAGAGCGCGCTCCGTGCACAGCAGCAAGTGCACCGGCTGTGAGGCGGCTCTGCCCCGTTGCACGTATGTAAAACCGTGGCTGAGCCGTGAGAAACCACAAATGGCAATTCCGTGCTACGGCACCACGCTTAAAGGGTTGCGATTGAGGCTGGGC AGGTATTTTAATCGACAGGGTGCTGACGGGGGTGGGGGTCAGACTTGCTCCCCGACCCCGCCGCGGGCTGGCCGGAGCCGGGGTACCCCGGGGAGTCGGGAGGCCGCGGCTGGCTCCGGGCTTCGCAGCGCCTGTGACAGCGACCT tttctgtccTTTGGGGCATGTCAGTGGCTTTGCACAAGTTGAGCTGACTCTGAAACCCGAGTTGAggaagcacaggcaggagcagatgatcctgcctgtgctgctcagctcaCAAGCTCAG AGTCAGGTACTTGCAGTGCCTAAATTCTACACTGCTAAATTCTCTGAGACACACAGGCAGAAGATTCATTATTCACTTGAATTGCTTGTGGATAATCCCACTCCCACACCATATTGCGATCTTGCCAATATCAACAACCTTGGTACTTCTAAGAAAGTAAATAATTCTTTAATAAAAGCATTACTGATTTGCTAAGATAAAAATTCTACATGGCAGAGAGACATGGAAGGCAGGTTTGCTGTGATGGACAACCATGAAAGTAGGTCAGATACATGCTTTCTGTAGAGTCTTGACGGTTGTCACAATGTGACAGATACAGAAACAATTGTAGCAAAGCTTCCACTTTTATTTCTTGAACAGCTTTCTCACATAGATTCCTcccacaaa attaaaaacaacaaagagCAAACTctagttttgttgttttttttttttgccccagTAATCAAGGCAGATtacagggaaaaagaga agcCAGGCAATGAGGAGACCAACAAGACCA GTATTATGAAAGTGTGTGCTAAGTCCTTTTGGAGAAT CAGATTTTTACAACTGGGAAGGACTGAGGTTTTCAAAGTTCACTGGACTGGCTGTTCATG GCAGAAGAAATCTGCCTTCACAGACTACGCTTACCTGTCTCCTACACTCAATGATGCCAATACGGCCCAAGAACCACAACTACTGTGTGAGCAATGCCTGCTCATGCACCCCTTGTCAGAGGTGTGTCCAGTCCAGCCagatgatattaaaaaaaaaaatataaatgaacaGACTGCAGCCAACTTCACATCTAGAAAGCCACCACATCTCAAGCAAGTTCCTTCTGCCTGGCATCGCTTTCGCCCTTATGCCAACATTGGAGCAGACCGAACACCTCCTCTAACACAAGAAATGGTcccccagggcagccacagagGATCTCAAATACAGCACTTGGGTTCAGAGCTCCTTCCTTTATGCTCTGAGTTCAAATCTGACATAGCCAgccccctgca ATGCAGTCTTACACAGAAATGGAGTCATGTCTCTCAAGAGCACAGCACTTCTA GTGAGAGAAAACTTCAGAATGGTAAAAACATCAGCACTGATAAAACAG TAGTTGAGGGATACCTGAGAATTACAAGGGCTCTTGGACATCACAGAACTCCAGCAAAAAGAACACCTGTTACATCTGTACCTCATATTGCATCTGTCCCTATCAGCGTTACTTGCCATTTTCTTATTTTGGCTTCTAATGGGCTTTGAGGGGTTTTGGATT CTGAAGAACTTGCAACAACTCTTAATACTCTTTATTTGAGAATGCATGAATGCTGTTCAACAAAAAGGACTT TGTGTCAGTATCCAGTATCCCTCACTGGAGACAACTTAACTGACTCAAACAGTATTAATCATCTGAAAGATAGAATACA ATGTTCTAGGAAGAATTGTAGGCAAAGTAAAAATGGAATTCCTAAGAAGAAAACCAATGACCACAAAAATCAACCTAATCCAGAACTGTCTCTTTTCAGCAACAATGAA TTCCAAGTCACACCTGTAACAGCTGCAAGAGAAT GTGATGTTGGTCAAGAACTGCTAAAGACTGTAACACCATTGGGTTCTAAACCACCAGCAGAGTTTGAAAAAGATACACAGGATGTAGCCGAT AATTGTAAATCACAAGCTGCAGAAGAGACAGTCAGCTCAGAGACACTGCAGTGCAACAAGTCACCTTGTGAACAACTGGCAAAGACTGCATTAGCTGCAGGTTCAAGAGACAACACTATTTTGATCGTACTTCTAAATGGATGTGATAAGATACCCAGTGACCTCAACATATAA